In the Sandaracinus amylolyticus genome, AGGCCCTCGATCGCTTCGTCGACGCGATGAGCGCGATCAGCAAGGAAGCGCACGAGGAGCCCGAGACCGTGAAGAAGGCGCCGCACCTGACGCGCCTGCGCCGCCTCGACGAGACGCGCGCCGCGCGCAAGCCGGTGCTGCGCTACACGAAGAAGAGCTGAGCGCAGCCGCGACGTGACGGACGAGCCGCGCTCTCCTCGAGGGGGCGCGGCTCGTGTCGTTTCGTGCGGCGAACGCGGTGCGCACGTGCGCGCACGGATCGCGTGCGGGCGAACACCACGTGGTTTCGCGCAGTGACGACTGGCCGCACGCTTGCTGAGGAGGGCCTCCGACGAACGCGGCGCCGAGGGACGCGCCGCTCGCAGGAGGACCTCGCCGTGCAGCCCATCGCGTCGCGTACCCGCATCTTCTCGCGCACCGAGCGCGCTCACCTCTGCCCGACCTGCGGTGGCGCGACACCGGTGCCGGTCGAGGGAGGCACCGCCCACTGCGTGCGCTGCGCCGCGGCGATCCCGGTCGGGCCGCGCCCCGAGGAGCTGCCTCGCGTGCCGACGCCGGTCACCGAGCCCGATCGCCTCGCGCGCCTCGCGGCGCAGCAGCACACGCCGATGATGCCGCCGCCGGCGATCGCGCCGCTCTTCGCGAACGGTGGGCTCAGCGCGATCCGTCGCAGCGAGGCCGAGGCGAGCTGGCAGGCCCTGCGTCGCGCGGTGGTCGCCGCGCCCCACGATCTGTCGAGCGCGGACGCGCTCTACGTGCTCACGCTGGGGCTCGTCGGGCTGCCCGACGAGGACCCGGCGCGCGCTCGGGCGCGGCTCGAGACCGCGCGCGAGATCCTTCCGATGCCGCGCCATCAGGGTGGCCTCGCGTGCTCGCTCGCCCGCATCGCGGCGCGCGAGGACGAGGTCGATGCGGCGCAGGAGTGGCTCGCGCTGGTCGATCCCCAGACCGACGATCTCGAGACCGACAGCGGGCGACGCTTCGCGCTCGCGCTGATCGCGACGACGACGAACGACTTCGCGAAGGTCCTCGCCGTGCTCGGATCGACCAGCCGTGAGATCCCGCTGCACCTCGCGACCCAGGCGACGTGCGCGGTGCTGCGCGCGAACGCGCTGGAGCGCAGCGGGCGCATCGAGGAGGCGGTCGCGTCGCTGCGCGCCGACATGGCCGAGGGACGGCTCGACGCGGTGCTGGTCGAGCAGATCCGCTCGCGCTTCCCGCGCTTCGCGCTGATCGCGCAGAGCTGGCCTCAGGTGAACGCGGCGCGCGCGAGCGCGCGCAGCAAGAGCGCGATCGCGTTCTGGGGCCCGATGGCGTTCGGCGGGATCGTGTTCCTGCTGGTCGGGCTCGCGTCGTTCGTGCCTGCGGCGATCGGGCTCGTGCTCTCGATGTTCCCGACCGCGATGTTCGGGCCGCTCGCGCCCGCGGTGACGTCGTTCACCAGCCACGCGTCGTTCGGGTCGCTGATCTTCGGCTTCGTGTTCGCGGCGAGCTCGAGCATCTGGTTCGGCATCGCGTGGAGCTCGTACAAGTCGGGGCGCGACGCGGCGTGGCTCGAGGAGCACGGTGCGCCCGCGCAGGCGCGCTTGATCGCGGTGAAGCAGACCGGCATCCGCATCAACGATCAGCCGATCTTCGATCTCTCGCTGCGCGTCGAGATGGAAGGTCGCGCGCCCTACGAGGCGAGCCTCCGGCAGCTGGTGCCGTTCCATCAGCTCGGGTTGATGGTGCCGGGCGCGGTGCTGCAGGTGAAGGTCGACCCCGCGAACCCCACGCGTCTGGCGCCGGTGTGATCATGAAGGCGATGACGGAGACGCTGGAGGGCCTCGCGTCGTTGTGCTCGGGCGCGATCGCGCTGGTGCTCGCGAGCGCGGCGGTCGCGTCGGAGTTGTCGGGGCACGCCGTGATGGCGCCGATGGTGCCGACGGTGATCGGCAGCTTCGCGGTGATCGCGATCGCGCTCGGGTGGTCGGCGGCGCGCGTCGCGACGATTCGGTGAGACGGTTCGGCGTGCTCGCGGCTCTTCCTCTCGGGGGGGAGGAGCGCGCATGGAGCTCGAGGCGGTTCGACACGACGCGATCACGGGCATCGAGAGCTGGGGGCGCGAGCACGTGGGGTACGCGGTCGGGCTCGAGGGGACGGCGGCGCCCGGGCTCGTGCGGATCGTCGCGGCGTTCGACGGAACCGACGTGGACCTCGAGCCACCGCAGCGCGGGATCGCGGGCGCGACGCTCGACGCCGGCGAGTCGGTCGAGCTCGAGGTGGAGGGTGCGTTCCGGCTCGTCGCGAACGAGCCGATCCTGGTGGTGCAGACGCTCGGCGCGACCGAGATCTCGTGGGTGGTCGCGCCGGTCGATCGACATCGCCGCGACTACACGATCCACCTGCCCGAGGGCGCGCTCGACGCCCACGCGCTGGTGATCGTGCGACCGCGCGCGACGTGGACGGTGATCGACGAGGACGCGTCTGGGCTGGTGCGCGCGGCGCGCGTCGGCGAGTGGGAGATCTGCGTCGCGCGCGTCCGGGCGGGCACCCATCGTGCGATCGGAGAGCGCGCGTTCGCGCTGATCGCGGTCGGGCGCGCGGGGATCGCGCCCTACGCGACGCTGGCGTGATCGGTCACTCGGGGAACTGGAAGACGATCTCGCCCTCGCGGACCATGCCGAGCTCGTCGCGCGCGATGCGCTCGATCGCGCGCTCGTCGGCGCGCAGCGAGCGCACGTCGTGCTGGAGCTGACGCACCTCTTCGCGCATGCGCTCGTTGGTGCGCTGCACCTCGGCGAGCTCGTCGCGCAGCGCGCGATATCGCGGCAGGCCCTGCTCGCCCATCACGAGCAGCGGCACCGCGATGATCGATCCGAGCAGCAGCGAGAGCGGCAAGAGCCACGCGAGGAACGTCGAGGTCCGCGACATCCGACGGGCGATGCTCGATGCGCGCGGCGCGCGCGTCCAGAAAACGATCGGCTCGCTGCGCAGCCAGCTCCCGTCCGTGCCCGAGACGGGCACTACCGTCCGCCGGCTGCTTCGCGAGCACTCCTGGCGCGACCAGAAAACGATCGGCTCGCTGCGCAGCCAGCTCCCGTCCGTGCCCCAGGCGGGCACTACCGTCCGCCGGCTGCTTCGCGAGCACTCCTGGCGCGACCAGAAAACGATCGGCTCGCGGCGCAGCCGGATACCGTCCGTGCCCGAGGCGGGCACTACCGTCCGCCGGCTGCTTCGCGAGCACTCCTGGCGCGACCAGAAAACGATGCGCGCAGCCCCCGGGAGACTCAGCTCTCGCGGAAATCGCCGGGGGAGAGCCCGTGGCGCTTCAAGAGCGCGTGGAAATCGGTGCGATTGCGCCCGGCGAGCCGTGCTGCCGCGCTCACGTTCCCGCCCGCGCGACGCAGCGCTTCCTCGAGGTACGCGCGATCGAAGGCCTCGCGCGCCTCGCGCAGCGGGGGCAGCTCGCGGGCTCGCACCAGGTCGCGCGCATCGAGCGGCGGTGCGCCCTCCGGCGCGTCGACGTCGGGGGTGCGGCGCTCGTCGCCGCCGCGCGCCAGCACCGCGAGCACGTGCTGCGGGCGCAGCACTCCGTCGGGCGCGAGCAGCGCCGCGCCCTCGATCACGTTCGCGAGCTCGCGCACGTTCCCCGGCCAGTCGTGGGTGCGCAGGATGCGCAGCGCGTCGCTCGTGAGGTGGGGATCGACGAGGCGATGACGCGACGCCGCGCGCGCGAGGAAGAGCTCGGCGAGCAGCGGGATGTCCTCGCGGCGATCGCGCAGCGCGGGCATCTCCACCGGCACCACGTGGAGTCGGTAGAAGAGATCTTCGCGGAACGCACCGCGCTCGACCGCGGCGCGCAGATCACGATGCGTCGCCGCGACCACCCGCACGTCGACCGGCGTCGCGCGGGTCGCGCCCACCGCGACGACCTCGCGCTCCTGCAGCACGCGCAGCAGCTTCACCTGCACCTGCGGCGGCGCGTCGCCCACCTCGTCGAGCAGCAGCGTCCCGCCGCTCGCGGCCGCGAAGAGGCCCTCCTTGTCGCGCACCGCGCCGGTGAACGCGCCGCGCACGTGCCCGAAGAGCTCGCTCTCCAGCAGATCCGCGGGCAACGCGCCGCAGTTGATCGCGACGAAGCGTCCCTGCGCGCGCGGCGAGAGCGAGTGGAGCATGCGCGCCGCGAGCTCCTTGCCGGTGCCCGACTCGCCGAGGAGCAACACGCTCGCGTCCGAGCGCGCGACCCGCGCGATGCGCTCGCGCACCTCCTCGATGCGCGCGCTGGTGCCGAGCAGTCGCGCGCCATCGCCCTCGTCGCCGACGAGACGACGGAGCCCCGCGACCTCGCGCCGCAGCCGCACCCGCTCGACCGCGTGCTCGACCTTCGAGAGCAGCTCGTGATCGTGGAACGGCTTGGTGAGGAACCCGTACGCGCCGCGATGCAGCGCCGCGACCGCGGTCTCCACGGTGCCGTGCGCGGTGAGCACGATCACCGGCAGATCGAGCGAGCGCCGCTGCACCGCCTCGAGCACGTCGAGGCCGTCCTCTCCGTCGAGGCGCAGATCGAGGATCATCGCGTCGACGATCTCGCGCTCCAGCACCTCGAGCGCGCCGCGGCCCGTCGTCTCGATCGTCGCACGGAAGCCGTGGTGCTCGAGGCGCATCGAGAGCAGCTCGCAGAGATCCTCCTCGTCATCGACGACGAGCACGTGACCTCGCGCGCTCACGAGGACGCTCCCAGCACGCCGAGCGGCGCGCCTCCGAGCGCACGCGGCGGCGCGCTCTCGCGTCCGTCGAGGGGCAGCTTCATCACGAAGCACGCGCCGCGCTCGACGTTCGCCTCGAGCTCGAGCTCGCCGCCGTGGGCGCGCGCGACCTCGCGCGCGAGCGCGAGCCCGAGCCCGATGCCCAGCGCCTTGGGCGAGTCGTCGACCGCGACGGTGACGAAGGGCTCGAAGAGCGTGTCGCGCACCTCGTCGGGCACGCCCGGCCCTTCGTCGCGCACCCGCACCACCGCGACGCTGCGTCCGTCGACGCGCTCGATCGTGCGCGTGACGCGCACCACCTGGCCCGCCTTCGAGACCGACACTGCGTTGCGCATCAGGTTCGCGAACGCGCGCTCGAGCAGCGCCTCGTCGAGCGCGGTGCGCACCGTGTCGCCCTCGCGCTCCACCTCGATCGTGATCCGGCGCGCCCGCGCG is a window encoding:
- a CDS encoding FtsB family cell division protein — protein: MSRTSTFLAWLLPLSLLLGSIIAVPLLVMGEQGLPRYRALRDELAEVQRTNERMREEVRQLQHDVRSLRADERAIERIARDELGMVREGEIVFQFPE
- a CDS encoding sigma-54-dependent transcriptional regulator — protein: MSARGHVLVVDDEEDLCELLSMRLEHHGFRATIETTGRGALEVLEREIVDAMILDLRLDGEDGLDVLEAVQRRSLDLPVIVLTAHGTVETAVAALHRGAYGFLTKPFHDHELLSKVEHAVERVRLRREVAGLRRLVGDEGDGARLLGTSARIEEVRERIARVARSDASVLLLGESGTGKELAARMLHSLSPRAQGRFVAINCGALPADLLESELFGHVRGAFTGAVRDKEGLFAAASGGTLLLDEVGDAPPQVQVKLLRVLQEREVVAVGATRATPVDVRVVAATHRDLRAAVERGAFREDLFYRLHVVPVEMPALRDRREDIPLLAELFLARAASRHRLVDPHLTSDALRILRTHDWPGNVRELANVIEGAALLAPDGVLRPQHVLAVLARGGDERRTPDVDAPEGAPPLDARDLVRARELPPLREAREAFDRAYLEEALRRAGGNVSAAARLAGRNRTDFHALLKRHGLSPGDFRES
- a CDS encoding IgGFc-binding protein — its product is MELEAVRHDAITGIESWGREHVGYAVGLEGTAAPGLVRIVAAFDGTDVDLEPPQRGIAGATLDAGESVELEVEGAFRLVANEPILVVQTLGATEISWVVAPVDRHRRDYTIHLPEGALDAHALVIVRPRATWTVIDEDASGLVRAARVGEWEICVARVRAGTHRAIGERAFALIAVGRAGIAPYATLA